The following are encoded together in the Streptomyces sp. NBC_01465 genome:
- a CDS encoding NAD-dependent epimerase/dehydratase family protein translates to MPETVLVTGGSGYIAGWCIVELLRSGYDVRTTVRGRDKEQAVTDAVSTAVAPAGRLSFAVADLTADEGWDAAVKGVDHVLHVASPLGLSASGDPEAMAAAARDGSLRVLRAATTAGVKRVVMTSAANTASPSSYATEGVTDETLWTDPQDPTLSPYRRSKTLAERAAWDFMAGHRGTTELTTVLPGAVFGPVLTTGNIGSVGIVGRMISGEMRGVPRIGLEIVDVRDLADVHIRAMTSPDAAGQRFLATGEFTWMSQMAQILREGLGDEGRRVSTRRVPDLVVKLLARFRDPSLREITPALGRRNRHSTDKARRVLGWQSRPARETVLDCARSLLAHGAL, encoded by the coding sequence ATGCCGGAAACGGTTCTGGTCACCGGCGGCAGCGGATACATCGCAGGCTGGTGCATCGTCGAGCTGCTGCGAAGCGGCTACGACGTGCGTACCACCGTGCGCGGCCGCGACAAGGAACAGGCCGTCACCGACGCCGTGTCGACCGCCGTCGCCCCCGCCGGACGGCTGAGTTTCGCCGTCGCGGACCTCACCGCGGACGAGGGGTGGGACGCTGCCGTCAAGGGTGTCGACCACGTCCTGCACGTCGCCTCCCCGCTCGGCCTCTCGGCATCGGGCGACCCGGAGGCGATGGCCGCCGCGGCGCGCGACGGCTCCCTTCGGGTGCTGCGCGCCGCGACCACCGCAGGCGTCAAGCGCGTGGTGATGACCTCGGCGGCCAATACCGCCAGCCCTTCCTCCTACGCCACGGAAGGCGTCACCGACGAAACCCTGTGGACCGATCCCCAGGACCCCACCCTGAGCCCCTACCGCCGCTCCAAGACGCTCGCCGAGCGGGCCGCCTGGGACTTCATGGCCGGCCATCGGGGCACCACCGAACTGACCACGGTGCTCCCCGGCGCCGTGTTCGGCCCCGTCCTCACGACGGGCAACATCGGCTCCGTCGGCATCGTGGGGCGGATGATCTCGGGCGAGATGCGCGGCGTGCCGCGTATCGGGCTGGAGATCGTGGACGTACGCGACCTGGCCGATGTCCACATCCGGGCGATGACCTCCCCCGATGCCGCAGGTCAACGCTTCCTCGCCACGGGAGAGTTCACCTGGATGTCGCAGATGGCGCAGATCCTTCGGGAAGGTCTCGGGGACGAGGGCCGGCGCGTCTCCACCCGGCGGGTGCCGGACCTCGTGGTGAAGCTGCTGGCGCGATTCCGTGACCCCTCGTTGCGCGAGATCACCCCCGCGCTGGGCCGGCGCAACCGCCACAGCACGGACAAGGCCCGCCGGGTTCTGGGCTGGCAGTCCCGCCCGGCCCGGGAGACCGTCCTGGACTGTGCGCGGAGCCTCCTGGCCCACGGCGCTCTCTAG
- a CDS encoding TetR/AcrR family transcriptional regulator — protein MNQPPQRATRADARTNQARILAAASEAFAESSSASMTSIAKRAGVGVGTLYRHFPAREALVVALYHQEIQKVIDLAHALASSLPPLEALRRWFDEVARYGLFKYGAAEVIHAATNGGLDDKNYEPFLGAIGALLDAGAAEGSLKPAIDPEDVLLQLSVLWRIPPGPGSEERAARILDLVIDGLRTRA, from the coding sequence GTGAACCAGCCGCCGCAACGAGCGACCCGCGCCGACGCCCGTACCAACCAGGCGCGAATCCTGGCCGCGGCGAGCGAGGCGTTCGCCGAGTCGTCCAGCGCCTCCATGACCTCGATCGCCAAGCGGGCCGGAGTCGGGGTGGGCACGCTGTACCGGCACTTCCCCGCCAGGGAGGCGCTCGTCGTCGCGCTCTACCACCAGGAGATCCAGAAGGTCATCGACCTCGCGCACGCTCTGGCTTCCTCGCTGCCTCCGCTCGAAGCCCTGCGCCGCTGGTTCGACGAGGTCGCCCGCTACGGGCTGTTCAAGTACGGCGCGGCCGAAGTCATCCATGCGGCCACGAACGGCGGCCTCGACGACAAGAACTACGAGCCCTTTCTCGGTGCGATCGGCGCACTCCTCGACGCCGGTGCGGCCGAGGGGAGCCTCAAGCCGGCGATCGACCCGGAGGACGTGCTTCTGCAGCTCAGCGTGTTGTGGCGCATTCCGCCGGGCCCCGGCAGCGAGGAACGCGCCGCACGAATCCTTGATCTGGTGATCGACGGTTTGCGCACTCGCGCATGA